CCGTGGCTGCGGGGTCAGCGTCGTGTCGCGGCAGCGGCCGGCCGACTTTCCCAAACAGACCGGCTTTCGTCATTTCGCGGCCGATCTGGAACACACCGAGGGATTTGCCGGGCTCTGGAACCGGATCGCCGAGGCCGGCGGCCCCGTTAACTATCTGGTGCTGAGCCAGCGTTTCCGTGGCCAGGGCGACCCCTGGGCCGGTGAGATCCAGGTCGGACTTACCGCCTCGCGCGACCTGATCGAAGGATTTGCCGCGCATTTCACCGAAACCGGCGATCGCGCGATCGGCATTGTCAGCTCGGTCTATGCCGAATTCGTCGGCAGCTCCCAGCCGGTCGGCTATCACGTCGTCAAGAGCGGCCTCAACGCCATGGTCCGCCATTACGCCGCCACACTTGGGCGGCGCGGCATTCGTGTCAACGCCATCATGCCGCTGACCTATCTGAAGCAGGAATCGCGTACCTTCTACGAAACGAACGAGAAGCTCATGGACACCTATCGTCGCCTGGTACCGCTGGGCCGGCTGGGAACCGCCGAGGAATCGGCCGATGCGCTGAATTTCCTGTGCAGCGAGCGCGCCTCCTTCATCAACGGA
This genomic stretch from Nordella sp. HKS 07 harbors:
- a CDS encoding SDR family NAD(P)-dependent oxidoreductase, which encodes MSVQHAVVVGGTRGLGRVVVERFLARGCGVSVVSRQRPADFPKQTGFRHFAADLEHTEGFAGLWNRIAEAGGPVNYLVLSQRFRGQGDPWAGEIQVGLTASRDLIEGFAAHFTETGDRAIGIVSSVYAEFVGSSQPVGYHVVKSGLNAMVRHYAATLGRRGIRVNAIMPLTYLKQESRTFYETNEKLMDTYRRLVPLGRLGTAEESADALNFLCSERASFINGQCLFLDGGVSVVWPEEVAKSFAGL